The Spirosoma oryzicola region ACCCAGCCGACGGCTGATGTCAGCGCATTCGTCAATGGTAATCCCAGCATCGCTGTCCAGCAGAATGGTAACCTTGATTCGACCACCCTGCCGGCCAACTACCTGAACATCAACAATGTAAATTTGTCCATTGTTCAGGTAAGGCTGTAATAGTTCGGTTATTTGTGCTTTATCGTCCATAAGGTAGGGCTAACAAAAAAGGGAGTTTGACTCCCTTTTTTCACTAACGCCATACGGTAATTATGGGGCAAATATACAGTATGTTTTGCGGTTTTGCAACTCCCTCGTCGGCGTCACATAGCGTGTTTGTCTGGCTAATGCCCTAATTTTAGCCCGAAAACGAATTTTGGGCTGCTCAACAACGCTATGTCGGTACGTTTCCAACTTGGTCGACTCGTTACATTTTTTTTTCGATCTTTATTCTGGTCACTCAATTTACTACTTGCTTTATATACCCTGTTAAGCTACTGGCTTTTACACTCGCTGCCTACAGAACACTGGACAGCCAGTATGGTCATGATTTCAATACCTGTAGCCTGGCTTCTCAACGGTATATGCATTATACTTTGGCTTACCTGGCGTCCCTGGCGGAGTTGGCTATCGGGTTTGGTGCTTATTATCGGGGTGTTGTTATTTGGCCAGCGAACCTTTGTCTGGAATTCGCCGGGAGTGTTGACCAACAACTATATCCCGCTAAAAGTATTTAGTTATAATGTCCAGTCGTTTGGACTGGATACTGAATGGGAGCGGATCGGCAGATCGCCTAGGGTACGACGAATAATTGATTACACCGTGAGGTATGATGCTCCGGTTAAGTGTTTTCAGGAGTTTTTTTCGTCAACAACAACACCCGACTACGACGCCGTTCGGAGATTACGCGAAGCTGGTTATAGCTATTCTGCTTTTCTGCATCCCGAGATGACCAACGTTCCCAACGGATCGGTTGGCGTAGCTATTTTTTCTATTTACCCAATCATTCACTCGGGACGGGAAATATTCAGCAGAGGGAACGGCTTGGTCTGGGCCAATATAAAAGTGGGGAATGATACCGTACGCGTCATCAACGTTCACCTGCAATCAATGGGCATCCGGGTTGGGAAAGTGCTTCGTCAGGAAAAACTGACCGGTGTCAAACACGAAACGCACGGTGTTCTCAGTGCCCTCCGCTATGGTTTCATCGAGCGACGTAAACAGGTGCAACAGGTTGAACGACACATCCGGGAAAGCGAATTTCCGGTGATCGTCACGGGCGATCATAACGACACTCCTTACAGTGTCGTCTATGAGCGCATGCGTCGCATACTTCCGAATAGTTACGAAGATGCCGGTCGTGGTTTTGGCTTCAGTTATAATAAACTACCAGGCTTTATCCGCATCGACCACCAGTTCCACGACCCACAGATTTCTTTGCTAAACTTTGAAACAATTAACTACGTCAGCTATTCAGATCATTATCCAATCGCAGGTACGTATTTAATCAACAAAGCGACGAAGTAATCCACCAGATGCTTCCGTGGATTTAGGGGTGCGCGTTGACCCAGACTTCACCATCCGTAAAAACCTCTTTTTTCCAAATCGGCACGGTTTGTTTGATCGTGTCGATCATGAACCGACATGCGTCGAAAGCATCCGCACGGTGCGCAGTTGCGACCCCGATGAAGATAGCTGTTTCGCCAATGGCTAATACGCCTTTTCGATGAATGATTGTATAGCGCAGGATAGGCCAGCGACGATGCGCTTCATCCGCGATTTTCTGCATTTCGCTGATCGCCATACGATCATAAGCTTCGTATTCCAGCCGGTCGACCGGGCGTTCCTGTGTGTTGTCACGGACAACGCCTAGAAATAAGTCAAGTGCTCCCGCCTGATCGGATTGCAGATACGTAAGAGCCGAAGCAACATCAATGGGATCGCTAGTTAGAGAAATCATGGTACAAGAAAAATTACCAGTAGAAGAAAAGTGGGCTACAGTAACCGGATTACAACTAACCTCCGCT contains the following coding sequences:
- a CDS encoding molybdenum cofactor biosynthesis protein MoaE, translated to MISLTSDPIDVASALTYLQSDQAGALDLFLGVVRDNTQERPVDRLEYEAYDRMAISEMQKIADEAHRRWPILRYTIIHRKGVLAIGETAIFIGVATAHRADAFDACRFMIDTIKQTVPIWKKEVFTDGEVWVNAHP
- a CDS encoding endonuclease/exonuclease/phosphatase family protein, coding for MISIPVAWLLNGICIILWLTWRPWRSWLSGLVLIIGVLLFGQRTFVWNSPGVLTNNYIPLKVFSYNVQSFGLDTEWERIGRSPRVRRIIDYTVRYDAPVKCFQEFFSSTTTPDYDAVRRLREAGYSYSAFLHPEMTNVPNGSVGVAIFSIYPIIHSGREIFSRGNGLVWANIKVGNDTVRVINVHLQSMGIRVGKVLRQEKLTGVKHETHGVLSALRYGFIERRKQVQQVERHIRESEFPVIVTGDHNDTPYSVVYERMRRILPNSYEDAGRGFGFSYNKLPGFIRIDHQFHDPQISLLNFETINYVSYSDHYPIAGTYLINKATK